CGGGCGTTTCGATGCCGTGGTCGACGGCATTGCGGATCATGTGGGTCAGCGGTTCGGCCAGCTTGTCGATGACCGTCTTGTCGACTTCGGTGTTTTCACCTTCGGTGATCAGGCGGATCGACTTGCCGGTCATGTCGGCGATTTCGCGAACGATACGCGACATGCGCTGGAAGACCGGCTTCACCGGCTGCGCACGGATCGCCATGACCGAGTCCTGGATCTCGCGGGTGAGCTGCTGCAACTCCTCGAGGCCCATATTGATCGAGGAGGTGCCGGTCGTATCATTCTCGATGACGCTCTGCGACAGCATCGCCTGGTTGATGACCAATTCGCCGACGAGGTTGATGAGGCGGTCGACACGGTCGAGATCGACGCGGATGGTCTGGCCGGCACCGGCGGCATTGTTCTGGGCGGCGGCACTTGCTGCGGCCGCTGCGGCGGCTGCCGATTCCTTCTTCTCGACGCGGGCGGCGACAATCTGCGTGACGTTGGAGGCAGTCTCGGCGGCGGCAACGGCTGCAGCCGTCTCCTCGGCCCGCGCGTCTCCGGCGGAAACCTCTTCCATTGCGCCCGTTTCGTCCAGGATCGACAGATCGAAGGGAACCGGTACCATCGGCAGTTCGTCGTTGCTGGTCGCGTCAGCCCTTGCTTCTTCGACCGGCTTGACCGTCAGTTCGCAATCCCACTCGGCGAATTCGAAGACGGTGCGGATGGCGTCCTCGCCCTTGTCCGTCTTGATCGTGACGTTCCAGAAGAAATAAGCGCCTTCCGGATCGAGTTCCTCAAGGCCCGGCAGGTCATCCGTATTGCAATAGATCGTCATTTCACCCAGGCGCGAGAGATCACGCAGCAGCAGGGTGGCGTCATTGCCCTTGGAATAGAGCTCGTAGCGCGGCTTGAAGATGACTTCATAGGTCGGCATGCCGCCCGCATCGTCTTCGCCGCCAAAATCGTCGAAGGAAAAGGGGACCGGCTGGAAGCCGCTGTCGTCCGTCGGCTTGGGGGTCGGCGCCGGAGCGGCCGATGCTGCCTTTGCGGCGGCCTTCGGCGCGGGCGCCTCGGCTGACGCAGAGGGAGACGGCAATTCGCCGTTGGCCAGCGCCTCGAGCTCCTTGACGAGGCCGCGGCTGCGGCTTTCATCGACGCTGCCGCCGTCGCGCGCAGCATTCGTCAGGTCGGCGAGCACGTCGGCCGACTTCAGCATCACCTTCAGGACATCCTGGTTCGGCTCAAGCTTGTTGGATCGAACGCAATCGAGAGTGGTCTCGAAGACATGGGCGAAGGCGACCAGATCGTCAAGGCCGAAGGCGCCGGCGCCACCCTTGATCGAATGCACGGCACGGAACACCGCATTGACGGTTTCCGGATCGCGATCGCCATCATTCAATTTCAGAAGACCGGATTCCAACTCGGCGAGCTGTTCCTCGCACTCCTGGAAAAAGATCTCTTTGATTTCGTTCATATCCATAGGAGCAAATCCTGGGTTTAAGCGGTTACACGCTCAATGGCATCGATCAGCTTGGCCGGGTCGAAAGGCTTGACGATCCAGCCCGTGGCACCGGCCTGGCGGGCGCGGTTCTTCTTTTCCGCGTCGCTTTCGGTGGTCAGGACCAGGATCGGGATCGCCCGATATTTCTCGTTGCGGCGGACACCTTCGATGAAGCCGAAACCGTCGAGGCGCGGCATGTTGATGTCGGTCACGATGACGTCGGGATTGGACTCTTCGAGAACCTCGAGGCCCTCGATGCCGTCTTCCGCCTGGATCGTCTCGAAGCCGGCATTGTTCAGCGTCACGAGAAGCATGTTTCGGATGGTGCGGGAATCATCCACGGTCAGCACTTTTTTCTTCATTGCCGAATCTCCTTGGCAAGCAGGTGGTCAATATTGACGCCAACCAGCTGCATGGTTTTCTGAAATGCGTCGGACACCTTGGAGAAGGTGAACGGCTGCTTGTCCTGCTCCCAGGTCTTCTCGGCGGACATCAGAACCTGGGCGCAAAGCGCACCGATCCGTTCGACGCCGGAAGCGTCTATCGAAAGACCGCTACCCCGGAGAGAAAGGAGTTTATCGCGCAAGGCGGAAGCCTCGTTGAGGTCGAGCACCGCTGTCAAATCCAGCGTTTTGCCACTCTTCTTTGCTGCCATCAGCTTTTCCTTGTCCCCTTGTCCCCGGCCCGAAAAGACAGGCTGAGGCAATCATCCGATAGGTTAGTAAACATTCCGCCCACCTCCGACGCTTGCGAAGGGCTGTGGAAGGCCAAAATCTTCATTTTCGTATTCGTCGACGACCGGTGCCGGGCGGGTAGCGCCCTCAAGGGCGCGCGGCGGTGTCACGCGCACCGGCGCCGGGCGCCCGGCAGTGGCGTTTTCCCGGGCGATGCGGAATTCGCGAATCGTCTGGCCGAGCTCGAGAATGACGGTGTGGAGGTGGTCGGCGCCTTCGGCCGAGCGCTCCGCAAGGCCGGCGCTATCGGCCACCTCGCCACCCAGGCCCTTGACGTCGGCTGTCACGCTGTCGAGGCTTGCGGCATGTTCGCCGGTTCGGGTGGCGATGCCTGATATGGCGGCGTTGATGTCGGTGACCTGACGCACGATGCTGCCGATCGAATCCTGTGTGCGGCCAACCATCTGCACGCCGGCATCGACCTGCGCCTTGGTCGTCGTCACCAGGGTTTTGATCTCGCGGGCGGCTTCGGCCGAACGCTGGGCAAGGGCGCGGACTTCCTGGGCGACGACGGCAAAACCGCGGCCGGAATCGCCGGCGCGGGCGGCCTCGATGCCGGCATTCAGCGCCAGAAGATTGGTCTGGAAGGCGATCTCGTCGATCGCGCCGATGATCTGGCCGATCTTTTCGGCCGACTGCTCGATATCGGCCATGGCGCTGATCGCGCGGCCGACGACCTCGCCGCTTTCCTCGACGGCAGCGCGCGTCGTGGCGGCCGCCTGTTCGGCAGCGCGGCTGTCGGCGGCGCCGTCGCGCACACTGCCGGCGATGCCGGCAAGGGCAGCGGCGGAAAGCTGCAGCCGGTCGGCCTGGCCGGACGCCGTGCTTGCAAACTGCCGCGACAGACCCGCAAGTGAGCCCGTCGCCGCTTCGGCCTTGACCGTGCGCTCGGTAATAGTGGTGAATTCGGCCTGGAGGCCATCCAATGCACTGTTCAGCGCGACAGCGATGCCGCCATAGGCGCCGTCGCTGTCGACCGGCGCGCGTCGCGTCAGGTCGCGTGCGGACAGGCCGTCGATGACATCGCCGAAGATCCGGATGATTTCGGCCTCGTTGGCGGCGCGCTGATCGGCGAGCGCGCGCTGCTCCCCGGCGCGCAGCGCATTGAAGCGGAGCGAGACGGCAATTTCCACATCGACCATGACGATGCGGATGATCGCCGTCATCAGGTCGGAGATTTCGCGGGTGCGGCGCTTGGCCGACGGCAGCAGTGGACGGCCGGCGATCTCTTCGGCGAGGCCGGAAACGAGATGCTCCAGCATGACGCCATGGCCGGCCACGTGCCAGCGCGGGTCAAGACCCATCTTGCTTTCGGTATCGGAGAGAACCTTGACGCGCTCGGCATAGAGGCTGTCGAACCGTGCATCCGTCAGCACGTCCCAATGCGAAGATTGCAGATCGTGCAGGCGCTCGACCTGGCGCTCGCTCTCGAAATTGCGCGAGGCGTCTGGGAATGACTGGAACCGGTGGAAGAGATCCCTGAGGCCCGCCTTCAGATGGGCTTCAAGCGCCGGCCGGTTACGGCGCACCAGCTCGCACTGGTCGGCATCGAGACCGGCAAAGCGCAGGCGGTCGCGCAAGCTGCCTGCCTGCGCTCCACGAGCCTGATCTGATGGCATGTCCTGCCTCAACGCCTGTCCCCAACCACTTTCCGGGCGAAAGCCCGGCCAAAAACTTGTGCAGCATCCGATGAACGCGAAGCGTTGAGACGGTCCTCACCACCGGTTACAACCGGCGGAGCGAAGCCCCCTGATCAGCTATGTTTCGGAGCTGTCTGAAGAGATGGATACCGGATCAACCCGGTACGGCGGGACGGCGTCATGCCTGGTGGGAACGAGTGCATCTTCCCATTCCGACGTGTAGACCAATGTTTATGGTTAATTCCTTGCTTGAAGGTTAATAAGCCTTTCGGAGGACAGGCTTTTCAAGCAATTCAAGGCAGTTCGCAGCAAATACTGTTGCGGAGTTGCATGGCTGCTACAAGGCACACGCAAGCTCCGTGTTATATGCCGGTCGATAACCAAGACATGACGTCGACAAGGACAGAGCAATGATTGTTCTCGGATTGGGTGCCTGCTTGATTGCAATGACGCTGCTTGCTGCCGTCGCCCGCCTCGATTCCATCGCCGCAAACCGCGACATCCGCGCCCTTCGGGTGTTCTAAACGCGTCGCAATCTTTCAGATACGCTCCGCGCGCTTTAGGCTTTATTTCCACCATGTCGTTGTCGCAAAACCGCTGCACAGTTTTGCGTGACATGCTTTAGACCCACCCTTCCCGTTGGCAGTCCGGCACCTTTGGTGTATCGCACTCGCGCCTTTCATGTCAGCGGAACTATCGGTTCATGTCCCCCAGATCTGGTCTCCTCATCGTTCTTGGCTTCACGCTCTGGCGCGTCGTCATGCTCAATTTCGATACGACGGACCTTTTCGTCGACGAGGCGCAGTACTGGTTCTGGTCGCAAAACCTCGACCTCGGCTATTATTCCAAGCCGCCGATGATTGCGTGGGTGATCCGGGCGATGACCGAGCTTTCCGGCTCCAACGCCATCTATTGGATCAGGCTGCTCGGACCGCTGATCCACATGGCAGCAGCACTGGTGCTGATGAAGACGGCAAAACGTTTCGTCGGGCCGGAGATCGAAGGCTGGACGGGCGCCACTTACATCACGCTCCCCGGTGTGGCGCTTTCTTCGGTGTTCTTCTCGACCGACGTGATCCTGCTGTTCTTCATCGCGATCGCCTTGCTTGCCTATTTCGGCCTGACGCAGCGGCGCTCGGTCGGGCTGGCGCTCGTCATGGGCCTTGGCGTCGGCCTCGCCTTCCTGACGAAATATGCCGTGCTGTTCGTCGTTCCGGGCGGAGCGATTGCCCTCCTCCTCATTCCGGCGGCCCGCATCGCCATTCGCGATTTCATCATCGCGGTCGCGGTCGCGGCGGTCGTCGCCCTGCCGAACCTCTGGTGGAACCTGCAGCACGACAACACGACGGTGCGACATACCCAGGACATCGCCCATTGGAGCGAACTCGGCATCAATCTCCGTCGCGGGCTTGAATTCTTCTCCGCCCAATTCGGCGTCGTCGGGCCGATCATCTTCTTTGCGATGCTCTGGGCGGTCTACCGGATGATCAGAGGCAGGAGCGACGATCGGGAAAAGATGCTGGTCTGGCTGTCGATGCCGGTCGTGCTGCTCATCACGCTGCAGGCAACGGTCGCCAAGGCCTATGCCAACTGGGCGGTGACCGCCTATGTCGCAGGCACCATCCTTGCCGTCTGGCTGCTCTACCTGAAGTGGCCGAAGGGGCTCAGGCTGTCGCTCACCATCAACGGCATCGCCAGCCTGCTCTTTCCGCTGGCGACGATCTTTCCGCATCAGTTGCTGCTGCCGAACGGCGACGCGCTGATGAAGCGCTATCTCGGCCGCGCCGAGGTCAGCCGCGAGGCCGCAGCACTCGCAGCTCAGGCCGGCACCGACATTATCGTCACCGACAATCGCGACATGGTCGCCGATCTTTTCTATACGCTGCGGGATGCATCCGACAGGATCTATGCGCGAGCGCCCGCCGGCCTTCCGGAAAGCTATTACGAGCAGGAATTCGCTCTGCCCGCCGGCATCACCGGCAAGGTGCTTTTCCTAACGGACGGGGCCTTTACCTGCGCCACCGAGACGCCCGAGGTGCTGAAGAACTGGCAGCCGACGGAGGGCAACTACAAGGGTAAGACGCTTTCCATCTACAAGGTCTCTGCCACCTGCCTGGCGCCCTGAGGTTTCAGCCCGTTTTATGACAGCGCCAAGCTTTTTTCAGAGGCGCGGCGCGGTAACACTTTGTATTGCTGCATCATTTTATTAGGCAGTGGGCAGGCAGAGACCGGTGCCCGTCCCTTCGATCTCCACGAATTTGACGCCGCCTTCCTCGAAGGCGAGGCGCAGCTGCGCCTCCGTCGCACGATGGATGTCGTGGTGCCGGCCCTCGTAATCGCGGATGGTGCTGCGCGAGACGGCGGCCTTTTCAGCAAGGTCTGTCTGGGTCCAGTCCAGCAGGCCGCGCGCCGCGCGGCAGAGAGCGGGAGTGAGAATTGTTTCTCTTGCGCCTTGACCCATGATTTCAAGTTGCCCATATTGGTCGATATAACCCATATATGTCATATTACGAACGGGATTTCCAGATCGGGAGACAATGATGCCACACGATACGCCCTTGATTTCGACAATCGTCGGCGGCCTTGTGCTGGCTTTCATCTTCGGCGCCTTCGCCCATCGGCTGCGGATGCCGCCGCTCGTCGGTTATCTGATCGCCGGCGTGCTCGTGGGGCCACATACGCCGGGTTATGTGGCAGATCAGAACCTTGCGCCGGAGCTTGCCGAAATCGGCGTCATCCTGCTGATGTTCGGCGTCGGGCTGCATTTCTCCCTGAAAGACCTGCTGTCGGTGCGCGGCATCGCCGTGCCGGGCGCGATCGTGCAGATCGCTTTTGCGACATTGCTCGGCTGGGGGCTCGGCGCCTTCATGGGCTGGTCGACCGGCGGCAGCCTGGTCTTCGGCCTGGCGCTTTCGGTCGCTTCCACCGTCGTGCTGCTGAAGGCGCTGCAGGAGCGGCGCCTGGTCGAGACGGAGCGCGGCAGGATCGCCGTCGGCTGGCTGATCGTCGAGGATCTCGCCATGGTGCTGGCGCTGGTGCTGATCCCGGCCGCAGCCAGCATCGGCGGTGAGGGTCACGCTCCCGTCGAGCCGCTGTCGGCCGCGCTGAGCCGCCTGTTCGGCCTCGATCTCGGCATCGGCGGCATGATCGCCATGACGCTGGTGAAGGTGGCGCTGTTCGTGGCGCTGATGCTGGTTTTCGGCCGCAAGCTCATTCCCTGGACGATGCACCGCATCGCCCATACCGGTTCGCGCGAACTCTTCCGGCTGGGCGTCCTGGCGATCGCGCTCGGCGTCGCCTTCGGAGCGGCGAAGCTCTTCGGCGTGTCGCTGGCGCTCGGCGCCTTCTTTGCCGGCATGGTGCTTGCCGAAAGCGAGCTCAGCCATCGCGCCGCACAGGAAAGCCTGCCGCTGCGCGACGCCTTTGCCGTACTGTTCTTCGTCTCGGTCGGCATGCTGTTCGATCCGAACATCCTGATCGACAAACCGCTGCCGATCCTTGCCACCATCTTCATCATCGTCATCGGCAAGTCCGTCGCCGCGCTCCTCATCGTGCTCGCCTTCAAGAAGCCGCTCAGTACGGCGCTGACGATTTCGGCCAGCCTCGGCCAGATCGGCGAATTCTCCTTCATCCTCGCCGCCCTCGGCGTCGAACTGGGGCTGCTGCCGGAGGAAGGCCGCGATCTGATCCTTGCCGGCGCCATCATCTCGATCATCCTCAATCCGCTGCTGTTCTTCCTTTGCGACCGCATGCGGCCGCTGCTGGATGGTGCAAAGCGGGAAGATGTCGTGGCAGACCCTGCTCCCGCTGCAGATGCGATAGCGGCGCAGGAGGAGATGCCGCCCGAAGACGACGAGGTGCACCCGACCGCTCTCAGCGGCCACGCCATTCTCGTCGGCTACGGGCGGGTTGGCAGCATCGTCGGACAGAATCTCAAGTCGTCAGCCACACCTTTTCTCGTCATCGAGGACTCCGACAAGCGCATCGGCGAACTGAAGGCGCAGGGTATCGAAACTCTGTCGGGCAATGCGGTGATGCGGGAAACGCTCGACCTTGCCAATCTCTCTGGCGCCCGCAGCATTGCCATCGCCATCCCGAACGCCTTCGAAGCCTGCCGCATCATCGAGCAGGCCCGCAGCGTCAATCCATCGATCCTCATCGTCGCCCGCGCCCATTCCGACGCCGAGGTCGATGAGCTGAAGCAATATGGCGCCGACACCGTCATCATGGGCGAGCGTGAAATCGCGCTTGGCATGGTTGACCGGCTCGCTCAAGTGCATCATGAGAGTGTGCCCTATGAAGACGGGCATGGGCCTGATACAATTATGCCGACGGATGACCCTCCGCCGGAAAGAGAATGAGAGATTGGCGCGCTTTTGAGCCGATACGGGAGTGACATCGCCGGGACGGAGAAGATGGAGCTGGACCAGCGCCGTCTGACGAGCCGTATCGCCGCTTCCCTCCTCGTCGCCGTCCTTGCCTATCTCGGCCTGCTTTTCGGCGGCAATCTGGCGATCTCGCCGACCGCCGCCGCCAATGCGCTTTCCTCTTCCGATCGGGATTCGCAGCCGCCGCAGCTGACTGCGCGCGATGCCGTGCGCGGGCTGCTTGCCACTGAACGCAAGCTTGCACCGAAGCAGGCGGCGCATGACGCCGGACCGCTTGCCCTTGCCGCCGCCCCGGCTGTCGATTTTTCCGGCTGGACCATGGCCGCGCCTTTTCCGGCATTTGAAGCTTCGCTTCATGCCGCAGTCTCCAGGACCCATCAGCCGCGCGCACCGCCGGTCGCTGCCTGACGCTCGCGCCGATCGGCGCTTCCGACCATTGACGACATGCCGCCAGCGCCCGAGCGCCGGCCCTCGATATCAAGGAATACAATATGCGTACTTCACGATGGCTGGTGGTCACCTATACGGTGATCATCCTACTCGGCCTATTGATCGCCCTACCGAACGTCCTGCCGCAATCCGTCCTCCAGCGCGTGCCGGCCTGGCTGCCGCATGAGCAGGTGTCGCTCGGCCTCGACCTTCGCGGCGGTTCGCACCTCGTTCTGGAAGTCGACGAAGCCGACCTTACCAAGGAGCGGCTGCAATCGCTGCTTCAGGACGCGCGCCGCGTGCTGCGCGAAAAGGGCATCCAGCCGAAAGCCGTGGTCCGCAGCCAGAACCAGATCGTCGTGACGCTCGCCGATGCCTCACAGAGCGATGCTGCCGTCACCGAACTCAAGACGCTTGCCAACCCGATCAGCACCGGCCTCAGCGCCGGTCAGGCGGATCTTGATGTCACGGCGAACGGCGCCACCATCACCATCGGCTTCTCGCGGGCCGGCATCGCCGCCAATGTCGACAATGCCGTCCAGCAGAGCCTCGAAGTCATCCGCCAGCGCGTCGACCAGGTCGGCGTCTCCGAGCCGACCATCCAGCGCATCGGCGCCAACCGCGTGCTCGTCCAGCTTCCGGGCGCGCAGGATCCCTCGCGCCTGCGCGAACTTCTCGGCTCCACCGCCAAGATGTCGTTCCATATGCTGTCGCCGAACAATGCGCCCGGACCCGGCGTGACCATGCTGAAGGACGATGAAGGCAGGTCCTATCCGGTCCTCGACCGCGTCGAAATCTCCGGCGACCGCCTTTCGGATGCCCGCGTCAGCTTCGACCCGAACACGCGTGAGCCGATCGTCAGCTTCCGCTTCGACAGCGCCGGCGCCCGCCGCTTTGCCGAGATCACCCGCCAGAACGTCGGCAATCCCTTCGCCATCGTCCTCGACGACAAGGTGCTGAGCGCGCCTGTTATCCGCGAGCCGATCACTGGCGGCTCCGGCCAGATCTCGGGCAGCTTCTCGGCCGACAGCGCAACGACGCTGGCCGCCATGCTGCGCGCCGGCGCCCTGCCCGCCAAGCTGACGGTCATCGAGGAACGCACCGTCGGCGCCGACCTCGGCGCTGACGCCATCAAGATGGGTATTTATTCCGGCCTCGTCGGCTTTGCTCTCGTCGCACTCTTCATCTTCGTTCTCTATGGCACCTGGGGCATCCTGGCGAATGTGGCGCTGCTGATCCACACGATCCTAACCTTCTCGGCACTGACGCTGGTTGGCGCGACGCTGACGCTGCCGGGCATTGCCGGTGTCGTGCTCGGCATCGGCCTTGCGGTCGACGCCAACGTTCTCATCAACGAGCGTATTCGTGAAGAGACCCGCAAGGGCAAGGGCGCCTTTGCCGCCATCGATACGGGCTTCCGCCGTGCCTATTCGACCATCATCGACGGCAACATGACGGCCCTGATCGCTGCGGCCATCCTGTTCTTTTTCGGCTCCGGACCGGTTCGCGGCTTTGCCGTGACCATGGCGCTCGGCCTGATCATCTCGATGTTCACATCGGTCGCCTTCGTGCGTGTCGCGATGATCGAGATCACCCGCCGCCGCAAGCTCAAGGTGCTGAACATCCGGCCGTTGATCCCGTTCAGCCCCTATGACAAGCACATCGAGTTCATGAAGGCCCGCTTCTTCGGCGTCACCGTCTCGGCGCTGCTTTCGATTGCCTCCGTCGTGCTCTTCATTCATCCCGGTCTCAACTACGGCGTCGATTTCCGCGGCGGCATCCAGATGGCCGTCAAGACCCAGGGCACGGCCGATCTTGCGAAGTTCCGCGAAGGTCTTGATAGTCTCGGCCTCGGCGAAATCACGCTGCAGTCCTTCGGCGACAAAAGCAGCATTCTCGTTCGTGCCCAACGGCAGGAAGGCGGCGAAGAGGCGCAGACGGCAGCAGTGACCAAGCTGAAGGCCGAAGTCGCCAAGATCGATCCGACCGCCACCGTCGAAGGCACCGACGTCATCGGCCCGAAGGTCAGCGGCGAGCTTGCCTGGGCCGGCATCCTGTCGGTGGTGATCGCCAGCTTTGCAATGCTCATCTATATCTGGGTGCGGTTCGAATGGCCGTTCGCCGTCGGCGCCATCGTCACGCTAGTGCTCGACGTCACCAAGGCGATCGGCTTCTTCGCGATCACCGGCCTCGACTTCAATCTGACGGCGATCGCCGCCATCCTGACGCTCGTCGGCTACTCGGTGAACGACAAGGTCGTCGTCTATGACCGCATGCGCGAAAACATGCGGCTCTACAAGTCGATGCCGTTGCGCGAGATCATCGACAAGTCGATCAACGAGACGCTGGCGCGAAGCCTTTACACCAATGCGACGGCCTTCCTCGCGCTGGTGCCGATGGCGATCTGGGGCGGCAGCGCGGTTTCGAGCTTCGCGATCCCGATGGTCTTCGGCATTCTCGTGGCCGGCGCCTCGTCGATCTTCATCGCGGCACCCATCCTGCTCTTCCTCGGCGACTGGCGCCGCCGCCATGCCAAGGCGGCAACGGCAACCGATGAGGCAGTCGAGATCATTCCGCCGGAACAGGGTCGCCCGCGCAAATCCGCCAGCTAAAATCCCGTTAACGCATCCTTGAAGAGGGCGCCGGTTGCAGAGCCGGCGCCCTCTTTCTATTGTCGGCTATTGCATTATGTGCCAATTCAAGGTGTTACAGCGTCTTTCGCGCGTCTCAAAAGACGCGCGGCGCTGTCATTGAGATCGGGGAAGCCGCCAGATGTCATCCGACCCGACAAGACCGCCGGAAACCACCGTTGCCAGTGACAGCGAGGAGCGCATCAAGCGTTTTCTCGCGACCGCTTCGCACGACCTGCAATCGCCGCTCCGCCATATCGCCATGTATGCCGAACTGCTGCTCGACGATCTCGAGGAGACGCTCGACGGCGAACAGCTTCAGAGCCTGCGGATGATCATGGAAAAGGCGCAGACGGCGCAGCGCCTCACCAAGGCATTGATGAGCCTTGCCGGCGGCACACCCCAGGTGACGCCTGAAGAGGTCGATCTGCAGGCGCTCGCCGAAAATGTCTGGGGCGAACTGACCGACGAGACGGCGGTCGGCGAGGCGACGCTTGAAAGCGACGGCCTGCCCTCCATCCGTACCGACCCTGCCCTCTTCGGTCTGGTGCTGCGGCATCTGCTGACCAATGCCCTCATGTATCGCAGCGAAGCGCCGCCGCATGTGGCCATTGCCGCGGAGCGCGAGGGGACGGACTGGTTCATCCGGATTTCCGACAACGGCACGGGCATCGATCCCGCCTATCGGGAGCGGATATTTGAGCCTTTCTGGAAATTGCCGAAGCCCGGAACGGTCCAGGGCGCCGGTCTCGGATTGACCACGACGCGGGAGTTTCTGACGGCGCTCGGCGGCGATATCAGCCTCGAACATTCGGATGAAAGCGGCAGCCGCTTCATCATCCGCCTTCCCATCGCTTGAGATCAGATGCTGTAATCGTCCTTCCAGAAATCCGGGACGTCATAGGTCACATATTCGCGAATGATGTGTTGCAGCGTCTGGGCATCGATTTCGTCCTTGCCGATGCGGAAATCGACGCCGTAATCCG
The nucleotide sequence above comes from Rhizobium indicum. Encoded proteins:
- the secD gene encoding protein translocase subunit SecD; translated protein: MRTSRWLVVTYTVIILLGLLIALPNVLPQSVLQRVPAWLPHEQVSLGLDLRGGSHLVLEVDEADLTKERLQSLLQDARRVLREKGIQPKAVVRSQNQIVVTLADASQSDAAVTELKTLANPISTGLSAGQADLDVTANGATITIGFSRAGIAANVDNAVQQSLEVIRQRVDQVGVSEPTIQRIGANRVLVQLPGAQDPSRLRELLGSTAKMSFHMLSPNNAPGPGVTMLKDDEGRSYPVLDRVEISGDRLSDARVSFDPNTREPIVSFRFDSAGARRFAEITRQNVGNPFAIVLDDKVLSAPVIREPITGGSGQISGSFSADSATTLAAMLRAGALPAKLTVIEERTVGADLGADAIKMGIYSGLVGFALVALFIFVLYGTWGILANVALLIHTILTFSALTLVGATLTLPGIAGVVLGIGLAVDANVLINERIREETRKGKGAFAAIDTGFRRAYSTIIDGNMTALIAAAILFFFGSGPVRGFAVTMALGLIISMFTSVAFVRVAMIEITRRRKLKVLNIRPLIPFSPYDKHIEFMKARFFGVTVSALLSIASVVLFIHPGLNYGVDFRGGIQMAVKTQGTADLAKFREGLDSLGLGEITLQSFGDKSSILVRAQRQEGGEEAQTAAVTKLKAEVAKIDPTATVEGTDVIGPKVSGELAWAGILSVVIASFAMLIYIWVRFEWPFAVGAIVTLVLDVTKAIGFFAITGLDFNLTAIAAILTLVGYSVNDKVVVYDRMRENMRLYKSMPLREIIDKSINETLARSLYTNATAFLALVPMAIWGGSAVSSFAIPMVFGILVAGASSIFIAAPILLFLGDWRRRHAKAATATDEAVEIIPPEQGRPRKSAS
- a CDS encoding sensor histidine kinase — its product is MSSDPTRPPETTVASDSEERIKRFLATASHDLQSPLRHIAMYAELLLDDLEETLDGEQLQSLRMIMEKAQTAQRLTKALMSLAGGTPQVTPEEVDLQALAENVWGELTDETAVGEATLESDGLPSIRTDPALFGLVLRHLLTNALMYRSEAPPHVAIAAEREGTDWFIRISDNGTGIDPAYRERIFEPFWKLPKPGTVQGAGLGLTTTREFLTALGGDISLEHSDESGSRFIIRLPIA